TCCGAGCGCGACGATACCGCCGAAGGCGACCAACGCAGCGTGTCGCGCTGCCTGGTTGTAGGGGCCTGCCGTCAACGCGTCGACAAGGTGGCCAGAGTAGACCGGCATGAACAGGTCGGCCACCGTTGACCCGAGGAAGCCGACCAGTACAGCGGCGGCACGGTAGGGTTGGCGCAGCCAGTGGCGGAAAGCGAACTGCAACACCGCCCGGATCGCGATCGGACGTTTGTCATCCATAGCAGTCATTTCGAAATCCGGTCATGCCCAGCGCGCGAGACGGCTCCATCTGATTTGAACCAGCGTCGCAAAAGCGTGATCGAGATGAAAGGATTGCATTTCATGACAGGCGAGAAGACGGCATACCCGTCAGGTTGGGGGCGTCAGATTTATGTTGGATCCCGAAGACACGCAGGGTGCGCATGAAATGACATGTGACGGTCATCTCAACAATTGCCAAGGCTGGTAGTTGACTGGGCCGCAGCCAGCCACGCGCGGATGCCGGTAGCCCGAGGGCGGAGTGGATAAACATTAAAATTGGCCGCGTACCAGAAATTGCTTCGCGGCGAGAGATATGGGTGCCATCAAGTAAGGGTCGAGCAACTTAGGGGATAGCAGATCTAACAACAGATCGCCCACAGAGCGCTGAGCCTTTAAGTTTCCAGGACCACGCTCCCGGTACCGGCCGAGCGGCCATCTGATGGGTTTGCTGGCGCAGCAGAAGACATCTGCCGCTCACGTGAGGCGCGCAAAAAAGTGCCGGCGCGATGCAAATCACCTAAATCATGGCGTGCAAGCCACCAGAGCTGCCGTCGTGGGCTGCGTTCGCTCATCAGAGCATCGAGTTCGACCACGAATCGAGACCAGATCTCAGGAGCGCATCGTCACTATCGGCGATGTCAATGCATCCCATCCACAAAATCGATTTCCCCAATTGAGGCGCTGCCGGTAGGAAAAATGCCTGCAATTGAGCGACATGGTAGGTTTCCTGTCGGGGACACTACGAGGAGTACGTCATTATGGACGCCCGCAATGCAGTTGTAGGCGGGTTTTTTGCCGGCTCCGCGCCAGCTATTGTTGATTGGTGGAAACGACGCCTGCAAGCTCGAAAAGCATGTAGATGATCATGCCCTCCCCTTTCAGCAAGATGGATCGATCGGGTTACCCGGCCTCCACCTGTATGCGCGGCTCTATGGTGAGCCAGCGTGATGTTGAGGCAGCAACCAAGAAATCGAACAATCGTCGGTCAGTCTCTGATGTACCCCCGCGGGCTGGTCCCGCAATTCTGTGCCGTTGGCGATGGTGACGCCGACTCTATCTGCTTTGGTCGATCATGGAGTGAATACCAGCGGAGCACGCGATCCTGCTCGCATCAAGGCTAAATGATCACTGATTTACTAGGCAAGCTCTGAAATATGACGTGAATGCCGGCACGGCAACGGACGTCGTTGCTGTAGATCTCGAGGATGTTCAATATGAACGCGAGGGTCATGATCAGGTTCGAAACGCATAGGTTGCCCGGGCATTTGCGTCGGCTCGAGGCCGAGTCGATCGAAATTATGCGGGAAGTAGTAGCCGAGTTCAAAAAGCCGGTGATGCTCTATTCAATCGGCAAGGATTCCAGCGTCATGCTGCACCTTGCGCTGAAGGCATTTTACCCGGCGAAGCTGCCTTTCCCGTTGATGCATATCGATACGACCTGGAAATTCCGGGAGATGATTACTTTTCGCGACGAGACGGCAAGACGCGTCGGAGCCGATCTGATCGTTCACATCAACAAGGACGGTCTTGCGAAAGGTATCAATCCAACCCACTCAGGTTCCACGCTACATACCCAGATTATGAAGACCGACGCCCTCAAGCAGGCGCTCGATCTGTATGGATTCGATGCGGCATTCGGCGGCGCGCGGCGCGACGAGGAAAAAAGCCGCGCCAAGGAGCGCATATTTTCGTGCCGCTCGGCAGGACATGTCTGGGATCCGCGCAACCAGCGGCCTGAACTTTGGAAGCTTTTCAACACCCGGATCCGACAGGGAGAAAAGATGAGGGTGTTCGCGATGTCGAATTGGACGGAGCTCGACATTTGGGAATACATCATGCTCGAAAGAATTCCTGTCGTCCCTCTCTACCTTGCGAAGCACCGGCCGGTGGTGCATCGCAACGGCACCCTGATCATGATGGACGACGAGCGGCTCCCGCTCTTGCCCAACGAGACCCCTAAGATGCGGAGAATCCGCTTTCGTACGCTCGGGTGCTATCCCCTGAGCGGCGCCATCGAGTCGGACGCCACGACGATCGAGGACATTGTCGCCGAAATGCGGATTGCGAGAATTTCGGAGCGGCAGGGGCGCCTCATCGACACGGATGAGGCGGCTTCAATGGAGAGGAAGAAGCGGGAAGGATACTTTTGATGGATATGGAAGCCGCGCCTTTCGTCGCCGAGGCCGACAGCAAGGATCAATTGCGCTTCATCACGTGTGGCTCGGTCGACGACGGAAAATCGACGCTGATCGGCCGGCTCCTACACGACAGCAAGATGATCTATGAGGACCAGCTGCAGGCGCTCACGCGTGATAGCGCCAAGCAAGGCACAACCGGCGGTGACATCGACTTCGCCTTATTGGTCGACGGCCTTGAGGCTGAGCGCGAACAAGGCATTACCATTGACGTCGCTTATCGATTTTTCACGACGCCGCGCAGATCGTTCATGGTCGCCGATACACCAGGCCACGAACAATACACCCGCAATATGGCGACCGGCGCCTCCAACGCGCAGCTCGCCATCATCCTGATCGATGCGCGCAAAGGGGTTCTGGTGCAGACCAGACGCCACTCCTTCATCTGCTCGCTCTTGGGTATCCGGCACGTCCTCCTCGCCGTAAACAAGATCGACCTTGTCGACTATCGAAAGGATGTCTTCGACGGCATCGTACACGACTATCTTGCTTTTGCTTCGGAGCTCGGCTTCACCTCGATCATCCCGGTTCCAATCTCCGCCAGATACGGCGACAACATCGTCAAGCGATCCGGCAATACCGATTGGTATGACGGCCCGCCGCTCCTGGATTACCTCGAGAGTGTCGAGGTAGAATCTGAGACGGCCGGCCTGCCCTTCCGCTTTCCGGTACAGTGGGTGAACCGTCCCAATCTTGATTTCCGCGGGTATGCTGGCACTATCGCTTCCGGAAGAGTCGCGGTTGGCGATAAAATCGTCGTGGCACATTCGGCTCGCAGCTCGCGTGTGAAGCGGATCGTGACCTATGATGGTGACCTTGCAGCTGCCGAAGCAGGCGATGCGGTGACGATTACCCTCGAAGATGAGATCGATGTCAGCCGCGGTGATATGTTGGCAAGCCCCACGCAGCCGCCTGAAATCGCCGATCGGTTTGCTGCTCATCTGATCTGGATGGACGAGGAACCAATGGTGCCGGGCCGCTCCTATGCATTCCGGATTGGCACGCAATCGATCGCCTCCGGCAGCATTAACCGCTTCAAATACAAGATCGACGTCGACACGTGCGAGCCCGTGGCGGCGGCCACGTTGAATTTCAATGAGATCGGCTTTTGCGAAGTGGCCACTGTTCTGCCTGCGAGCTTCGATCCGTACCGTGTCAACCGGCGCACGGGATCCTTCATCATGATCGACCGCTATACCAACCGGACGGTCGGCGCGGGAATGATCGAATTCCCGCTCCGGCGATCGACTAGCACCGCCTGGCAACCGTTGACGATTGACAAGGAGCAGCGTTCGACGCTCAAGCATCAGAAGCCGTGTATCATATGGTTCACCGGATTTTCCGGTGCCGGCAAGTCAACGATCGCCAATATCGTCGACCAGAAGCTGTTCGCGAGGTCTTATCACACGATGCTGCTGGACGGTGACAACCTAGGTCACGGTCTCAACCGTGATCTCCTCTTCACTAAAGCAGACCGGGTGGAGAACATCCGGCGTGCAAGTGAAGTGGCGAAACTGATGCTGGAAGCCGGCTTGATTGTCATCTGCTCGTTCGTTTCGCCCTACAAGACCGACCGCGACATGGTGCGCAAGCTCGTCGGGAACCGTGAATTCGTAGAGGTCTTCGTAGATACGCCAATAGACGAATGCGTCCGACGCGATCCGAAAGGCCTTTATTCCAGGGTAAAGTCAGGCGAGATCAAGAACTTCACTGGTGTCGATGCGCCGTACGAAGCGCCGAACACACCGGAGGTGCATTTGAAGACATTTGATGAGCCACCGGAGCAGTTGGCCAATCGGGTTCTCGATGCGCTTGCCACACAAGGGATTATTTCCATGACATAGAGGAATTAGCCGAGTTGGTTCGAACCTGCCAGACGAGCCGTCCTGATGATAATCACCCGAGGCCTTGGTCATTTATATTAAAGATGACTACCGCCAGGTCTCAGAGCTTGGTCATATGCTCAACCGCAAGTATCCGATCCGCGCAATGTAGGATCTCAAGATGGTTGTTGCCTTACTTCGGCACTTGGAAGGAAAGCGCCCGTGCTGACATGTTTCAACATCGCGCTTGGCACGGGGTATCTGGGGTGATGTCGGTTGCAAGATTACTCTAGGCCCATCTATCTAGCGGTTTTGCGAGCCATTCAGCCGAAAATGCCTCCGAACACTTAGTTCTTCCACAGCTTCTTTCGCTTCACAAGCCGCCGGCACACCTCAAGCAGGTCCCAAGGGATTGCATTGAGAACTGAAGCTAGGCCCGAAGAAGTGACGCCAAGTGGACGAGGAAAGGCAATTCCGCTCAGAGCCTTGCAAAGCTGCAGTAATGTGGCTGATCGGCGGCCAGGCTCCCGGTCATAGGACGATCGCCGATTTCCGGAAAGGTGCGGCGATCCGGAATGTTTGTGCGAAGTTCGTTGCACTATGCCAGGAAATGGGCCTATTGCAGACTCCAACTCTCGATTGACGTCAGCAAGTTCAAGGCGGTGAACAACCGCGACCGTAATTTCATGCAAGCCAAGATGGCGAGGGGCGGATGGCGCAGGTCGAGGAAAGCGTCGGTCGATATCAACTCGATAGCGCCGATCAGCAGGAGCCATCAGAAGCGATCAGCATCAGGACGAGGATCAAGGAAAAGAGTGCTCGGCTGAAGCAGGAGATGAGCCGCCTGGAAGTGCTTGATGCGCAGATGCCAACACGCCCGATCAACAGATATCCCTCACCGATCCGGACGCCCGTTGGGTGGCCACCAGCGGACGCGGATCGGGTATCCTCGGCTACAATGTCCAGGCCGCGGCCGACACCGAACACCATCCGATTGTTACGCAAGAGGTCATAAACGTCGGCAACGACCGTGGGCAGCTTGCTCTGACCTCGAAGCAAGCCAAAGAAGTGCTCGAAGTGGACAAACTCGAGGCGGTCGCCCGGTGGCTACCTCGACGGAGGGGAGATATTAGCCTGCGAAGAGGCTGGCGTTGCAGTCACCTTGCTCAAGCCCATAACGTCGAGCGGCCAAGGCGGAGGGCCGGTGTTCGGCAAGCAGGATCTCGCCTACCTGCCTGATTATGACGCGGGTGATGAACATCGTCGGCAAACCGAGCCTGATTGCAGCCATCCGCGGCGCCTGAAGGGCGGAAAGTGCGTTCAAAAGCGCAATACTGCGTCGCGCCGCCCACTTTGGCCGGACATTGGACGACCCGACACGAGAACATCAGCCCCCTGCAATGACCGCGACCACCGCCGCGTGCGGACCTATCCGTTGCACACAACCAAGTCCGAACAAAGACACTGCGGTCGTAGGTCTGGCAGCGGTTGCTCGCTTTAAGCCCGAGATTTGAAGACTGTGGCAGGGTGTTTACAGAAAGGGACTCGGTCGGGCTGGATGAGGCCAGAAACTTTCCTTTGGCGGCGGGTCGCCCTTCGAGCCGGCCCGCAGTGAGTCTTCGCCGATGCGCTATGTTATATGAAAAATGGATCTTGCGCCCCACGCCTGCCGTTGAGATCACCAAGAACACGAGCGGTCAGGCCGGCCGTGCGGCCATTACCGAACTGATTGCGGTTGAGGAGACGTACGACGGCGTGATGGAGAACTAAGTCGAGCTCGAAGAGCCCCTCCACAACCTTGGCATCGGGACCCCTCCGTTTGTGGAATATCATTACGACTGATTAATAGCTTGAAGGTGACGCGACGTCAGTTTGTAGGATCATCAGCATCCAGATCTGCGTTAACAGTTACTCGCGTTGTTCACAGCATTTAGCTTTCTCCTCCCAATCGATAACCTTGCGGCCAGGGCGACCCGGCAGATTGCGACGCTCGATCGGAACTTGGATGGCGCATCGCGTGGGGTGCACAACCGAAAACGAGTCCAGATGCACGCTACGAGGCGGCCGCATCACAGAGAGAGGCGCGTACCAGGTGCGGCGGCCCATTCGCTTCTCGTGCGGCGTTTCCTGAACAATTTTTGGTCGAGGATCTCATGAACAGAACAGTCTTCTCCGTGCCGGAGCGCAGTGAATTTACCACCCATCGCGGGTTGTTCATTACACGCAACGCACAGCATTACTGCGGCCCGGCGGACCGGCTGGATGAACTGACGGAGCTCTTAGACCGCCGCCGCGGCGTGGTGCTGTCGTCGGGCACCACCGTGCCCGGCCGCTACGAGAGTTTCGACCTCGGCTTCTCCGACCCGCCGCTCAAGCTGGAAACCGTCGGCGTCAATTTCAAGCTCGAAGCGCTGAACCAGCGCGGGCAGGTGCTGATCGCCTTCCTCGCCGACGTCCTGCGCGAGCCCTGCGTGGTGATCTCCGAGAAGACGGCCTCGTACCTTGCCGGCCACATCATCCGCGGCGATGCGCCGGTCGAGGAAGATCAGCGCACCCGGCGTGCCAGCGTGATGTCGCTGGTGCGCGATCTCGTCGCCGCCTTTTCCGCCAATGACGACGGCCTGCTCGGCCTGTTCGGGGCCTTCGCCTATGACCTCGTCTTCCAG
This genomic interval from Bradyrhizobium sp. CB82 contains the following:
- the cysD gene encoding sulfate adenylyltransferase subunit CysD produces the protein MIRFETHRLPGHLRRLEAESIEIMREVVAEFKKPVMLYSIGKDSSVMLHLALKAFYPAKLPFPLMHIDTTWKFREMITFRDETARRVGADLIVHINKDGLAKGINPTHSGSTLHTQIMKTDALKQALDLYGFDAAFGGARRDEEKSRAKERIFSCRSAGHVWDPRNQRPELWKLFNTRIRQGEKMRVFAMSNWTELDIWEYIMLERIPVVPLYLAKHRPVVHRNGTLIMMDDERLPLLPNETPKMRRIRFRTLGCYPLSGAIESDATTIEDIVAEMRIARISERQGRLIDTDEAASMERKKREGYF
- the cysN gene encoding sulfate adenylyltransferase subunit CysN yields the protein MEAAPFVAEADSKDQLRFITCGSVDDGKSTLIGRLLHDSKMIYEDQLQALTRDSAKQGTTGGDIDFALLVDGLEAEREQGITIDVAYRFFTTPRRSFMVADTPGHEQYTRNMATGASNAQLAIILIDARKGVLVQTRRHSFICSLLGIRHVLLAVNKIDLVDYRKDVFDGIVHDYLAFASELGFTSIIPVPISARYGDNIVKRSGNTDWYDGPPLLDYLESVEVESETAGLPFRFPVQWVNRPNLDFRGYAGTIASGRVAVGDKIVVAHSARSSRVKRIVTYDGDLAAAEAGDAVTITLEDEIDVSRGDMLASPTQPPEIADRFAAHLIWMDEEPMVPGRSYAFRIGTQSIASGSINRFKYKIDVDTCEPVAAATLNFNEIGFCEVATVLPASFDPYRVNRRTGSFIMIDRYTNRTVGAGMIEFPLRRSTSTAWQPLTIDKEQRSTLKHQKPCIIWFTGFSGAGKSTIANIVDQKLFARSYHTMLLDGDNLGHGLNRDLLFTKADRVENIRRASEVAKLMLEAGLIVICSFVSPYKTDRDMVRKLVGNREFVEVFVDTPIDECVRRDPKGLYSRVKSGEIKNFTGVDAPYEAPNTPEVHLKTFDEPPEQLANRVLDALATQGIISMT